TGCCGGCATCGGCGCGGTCGTCCTCACCGGCTCGGAAAAGGCCTTCGCCGCCGGGGCCGACATCAAGGAGATGCAGCCCTACGGCTTCGCCGAGGCGGTGGTGGAAGACCTTGCCGCCGGCTGGGACGAGGTGGCCGCCTTCCGCAAGCCGATGATCGCGGCCGTCAGCGGCTTTGCGCTCGGCGGCGGCTGCGAGGTCGCCATGATGTGCGATTTCATCATCGCGTCCGAGACGGCGAAGTTCGGCCAGCCGGAGATCACGCTCGGCGTCATTCCCGGCATGGGCGGCACCCAGCGCCTGACGCGGGCGATCGGCAAATCGAAGGCGATGGACCTCATCCTCACCGGCCGCATGATGGACGCGGCGGAGGCCGAGCGCTCCGGCCTCGTCGCCCGCGTGGTGGCGCCGGAGAAACTGCTGGAAGAGGCGCTGGCGGCGGCGGAGAAGATCGCCGGCTTCTCGCTCCCGTCCGCCATCATGGCCAAGGAGGCGGTGAACCGCGCCTACGAGACGGTGCTGTCGGAGGGCATGCGCGCCGAGCGCCGGCTGTTCCACGCGCTCTTCGCCACCGAGGACCAGAAGGAAGGCATGACGGCCTTCATCGAGAAGAGAAAGCCCGCCTTCCGCCATCGCTAGGCGGGCGCTGCCGCCGGGCGGCATGCGGGAATCGGAGCGCGAAGGCGTGGCCGGCCGATCCAAAGGGTCGCGACACGCCTTCGCGCGGCGTTTCTTGCAGAATCCGCGTTGACGCCATCGCGGTTTCCGGCTATACGCCGCCCACAGTTTGGAAAGCCGCACTCCAAGGTTTTCCGATATTGCTCCCGAATTGCTTTGATGACAGGTCGCAGTGACCCGGCACGGCGAGGGTGGAGTTTGTGTCAGATTTCTGAAGAGAGGCATACATGGCCAATACTACCTCGGCTAAGAAGGCGACCCGCAAGATCGCCGCGCGCACCGCAGTCAACAAGTCGCGCCGTTCGCGCGTCCGCAACTTCATCCGCAAGGTCGAAGAGGCGATC
The Shinella zoogloeoides DNA segment above includes these coding regions:
- a CDS encoding enoyl-CoA hydratase gives rise to the protein MAHETLLVETRGRVGLITLNRPQALNALNRQLLDELRAVLAGFEADAGIGAVVLTGSEKAFAAGADIKEMQPYGFAEAVVEDLAAGWDEVAAFRKPMIAAVSGFALGGGCEVAMMCDFIIASETAKFGQPEITLGVIPGMGGTQRLTRAIGKSKAMDLILTGRMMDAAEAERSGLVARVVAPEKLLEEALAAAEKIAGFSLPSAIMAKEAVNRAYETVLSEGMRAERRLFHALFATEDQKEGMTAFIEKRKPAFRHR